One Methylosinus sp. C49 DNA segment encodes these proteins:
- a CDS encoding efflux RND transporter permease subunit gives MLKSILEFGLTRRAVVVLAVGVFIVAGVTAFTRLNIEAYPNPAPVILEITAQAPGLSAEEMEKYYTMPMEIALYPTPRVTNIRSTSFYGLSFVRVTFEYGTDYHFAYAQAAIALQQGASLPNNVSPVIQQSSLVGEIFRYQLVGPPHFTLTDLRTVQDWIAARRLLTIPGVVQINSWGGTTKQFGVEVDLGKLEAYNVTIPQVIAALGNANVNVGGREIELGQQSVNIRGVGLIDDGGNDDLTKGYRTDDIENVVLTQSNGVPVQIKDVAKVTVGHVPRLGILGRDQDDDVAAAIVVMGRTQHTNEILPKVAAEVEKINSDGSLPPGVKLVPFYDRGSLVAVTTHTVLHNLVFGCLLVFFIQWIFLGDLRSAIIVGVNIPFALFFAIILLVAQGEDANLLSLGAVDFGIIVDSAVILVENIFRNFQADGPARNRLLQHFTEGFWGPDPTASTGSHGSVRRWTNRLRLIFISALQVDKAVFFTAAITVTAFLPLFTMTGVEGQIFGPMARTYAYALAGALLATFTVTPVLASIVLPPRVAETETIIVRRLRGAYTPMLRWALDNVGLAIGAGALFLALGLFLATRLGSEFLPALEEGNYWIRASLPSTMSLESGVESTRKMREILMRHPEIVTVVTQHGRPDNGSDASAFSDVQIFAPLKPFDEWPRGFTKEKLTAELQKEFEEELPGVVFGFSQYIQDNVDEALSGVKGANSVKVVGSDLATLEKLAEKVREQIRTVAGVEDLELLHTLGQPNLNIKVDRQRAARYGLNSGDVNTIVQAAMGGTIATTVLEGDRQFAVAVRLAPQYRTTLAAIGDIKVGYTPPGSATNAYVPLRELAAISLDTGASFIYRERSRRYVPLKFNIRGRDLASTVAEAQAKVASSVALPPGYQILWAGEFGNLQQAKTRLAIVVPLSFLLIFSLLYSLFNSLRDSLLALAGIPFAIVGGVIALYVSGENFSVSAAIGFISLFGVAVMDGILNITYFRELTIQGMEFREAIFHGAEQRMRPLLMTALSAGVGLFPAAVSNGIGSQVQRPLATVVVGGMLLGPIMLLVVAPALRQKFSRAYRPARESRNVDEMHLDA, from the coding sequence GTGCTGAAATCCATTCTCGAATTCGGGCTGACGCGTCGCGCGGTCGTCGTTCTCGCGGTCGGCGTGTTCATTGTCGCCGGCGTGACGGCGTTTACGCGGCTCAATATAGAAGCCTACCCGAATCCGGCTCCCGTGATCCTGGAGATCACCGCGCAGGCGCCGGGCCTCTCCGCCGAGGAGATGGAAAAATATTACACTATGCCGATGGAGATCGCGCTCTACCCGACGCCGCGCGTGACGAACATTCGTTCGACCTCCTTCTATGGCCTGAGCTTCGTTCGCGTCACTTTCGAATATGGGACGGATTATCATTTCGCCTATGCGCAGGCGGCGATCGCGCTGCAGCAAGGCGCATCGCTTCCGAACAATGTCTCGCCCGTCATTCAGCAGTCGAGCCTCGTCGGCGAGATTTTCCGCTATCAGCTGGTCGGGCCGCCGCATTTCACCTTGACCGATCTTCGGACTGTTCAGGACTGGATCGCCGCGCGGCGTCTGCTCACCATCCCTGGCGTCGTTCAGATCAATTCCTGGGGCGGCACGACGAAGCAGTTCGGCGTCGAGGTCGATCTCGGCAAGCTCGAGGCCTATAATGTCACCATTCCACAGGTCATCGCGGCTCTCGGCAACGCAAATGTCAATGTCGGCGGGCGGGAGATCGAGCTCGGCCAGCAATCGGTGAATATTCGCGGCGTCGGCCTCATCGACGACGGCGGCAATGACGATCTGACGAAAGGCTACCGAACGGACGACATAGAGAATGTCGTTCTCACGCAATCGAACGGCGTGCCTGTTCAAATCAAGGATGTCGCGAAGGTCACTGTCGGACATGTTCCGCGTCTCGGCATACTCGGACGCGACCAAGACGACGACGTCGCTGCGGCGATCGTCGTCATGGGCCGCACGCAGCACACCAATGAGATTCTGCCGAAGGTCGCGGCCGAGGTCGAAAAAATCAACTCCGACGGGTCTCTTCCGCCCGGCGTGAAGCTCGTTCCTTTCTACGATCGCGGCTCGCTCGTCGCGGTCACCACGCATACCGTCCTTCACAATCTCGTGTTCGGTTGCCTGCTGGTCTTCTTCATCCAGTGGATTTTTCTCGGCGATCTGCGCAGCGCGATCATCGTCGGCGTGAATATTCCCTTCGCCCTGTTCTTCGCGATCATTCTGCTCGTGGCGCAGGGAGAGGACGCCAACCTCCTGTCGCTCGGGGCGGTCGATTTCGGAATCATCGTCGATTCCGCCGTCATCCTCGTCGAGAACATCTTTCGTAATTTCCAGGCGGATGGTCCGGCGCGCAATCGTCTCCTGCAACATTTCACGGAAGGCTTCTGGGGTCCCGATCCCACCGCGTCGACCGGCAGTCACGGCAGCGTGCGCCGCTGGACCAATCGGCTCCGGCTCATTTTCATCAGCGCGTTACAGGTCGACAAAGCGGTCTTCTTCACAGCGGCGATCACAGTCACCGCCTTTCTGCCGCTGTTCACTATGACGGGCGTCGAAGGGCAGATCTTCGGACCGATGGCGAGAACCTACGCCTATGCGCTGGCCGGCGCGCTGCTCGCGACCTTCACTGTGACTCCCGTGCTCGCGTCGATCGTCCTTCCCCCACGCGTCGCGGAGACAGAGACGATCATCGTTCGGCGGCTGCGTGGGGCCTATACTCCGATGCTGCGATGGGCGCTCGACAATGTCGGGCTCGCAATCGGCGCCGGCGCGCTGTTCCTCGCGCTCGGTCTGTTTCTGGCGACACGTCTCGGTAGTGAATTCCTGCCCGCGCTCGAGGAGGGCAATTACTGGATTCGCGCCTCTCTTCCTTCGACCATGTCGCTCGAATCCGGCGTCGAATCGACCCGCAAGATGCGCGAGATTCTTATGCGCCATCCCGAGATCGTCACGGTCGTGACGCAACATGGGCGTCCCGACAATGGCAGCGACGCGTCGGCATTCTCGGACGTGCAGATTTTTGCGCCGTTGAAACCATTCGATGAATGGCCGCGCGGTTTCACGAAAGAAAAGCTCACAGCGGAGCTCCAGAAGGAGTTCGAAGAAGAGCTGCCCGGCGTCGTCTTCGGCTTCTCGCAATATATTCAGGACAATGTCGACGAGGCTCTATCCGGCGTGAAGGGCGCCAATTCGGTGAAAGTCGTCGGCTCGGATCTCGCGACTCTCGAAAAGCTGGCCGAGAAGGTGCGCGAGCAGATCCGAACCGTCGCGGGTGTCGAGGATCTCGAGCTTCTCCACACGCTCGGGCAGCCCAATCTCAATATCAAAGTCGACCGTCAGCGCGCAGCGCGCTACGGACTCAACTCGGGCGACGTCAACACGATCGTGCAAGCCGCAATGGGCGGGACGATTGCAACCACCGTGCTCGAGGGCGATAGGCAGTTCGCGGTCGCTGTGCGCCTCGCGCCGCAATATCGGACGACGCTCGCTGCGATTGGAGACATAAAGGTCGGCTACACGCCGCCGGGAAGCGCGACGAACGCCTATGTTCCGCTGCGCGAGCTCGCGGCCATCTCCCTCGATACCGGCGCATCTTTCATCTATCGCGAACGGAGCCGCCGCTACGTCCCACTGAAATTCAACATCCGTGGCCGCGATCTCGCGTCCACTGTGGCGGAGGCGCAAGCGAAGGTCGCGAGCTCGGTCGCGCTTCCGCCGGGCTACCAAATTCTCTGGGCCGGCGAATTCGGCAATCTGCAACAGGCCAAGACGCGCCTCGCCATCGTCGTGCCTTTGTCCTTCCTGCTCATCTTCTCGCTTCTCTACAGTCTGTTCAATTCACTTCGCGACAGCCTGCTGGCGCTCGCGGGCATTCCCTTCGCGATCGTCGGCGGCGTGATCGCCCTCTATGTCTCCGGTGAGAACTTCAGCGTCTCGGCGGCGATCGGCTTCATTTCCCTGTTCGGCGTCGCCGTGATGGACGGAATATTGAACATCACTTATTTCCGTGAGCTGACGATCCAGGGAATGGAATTCCGAGAAGCGATTTTTCATGGCGCGGAGCAACGCATGAGGCCGCTGCTGATGACTGCGTTATCGGCGGGCGTCGGCCTCTTTCCCGCCGCCGTTTCGAATGGCATCGGCTCACAGGTACAGCGGCCGTTGGCGACTGTCGTCGTCGGCGGCATGCTGCTCGGACCGATCATGCTGCTCGTCGTCGCGCCGGCGCTTCGTCAGAAGTTCTCGAGGGCTTATCGTCCAGCGAGGGAGTCTCGAAATGTCGACGAAATGCATCTCGACGCTTAG
- a CDS encoding NRAMP family divalent metal transporter, whose product MTLHLNPSETTESAVLDEAHIGHIRGALGTIHHADHGPRIGFKRRLQTLLAILGPGLIVMVGDNDAGAFGTYTQAGQNYGTSLLWTLLLLVPVLYVNQEMVLRLGAVAGVGHARLIVERFGKFWGAFSVIDLFLLNALTIVTEFIGISLALSYLGVSRELGVALSAVVIMAAVGTGDFRRFERFALMLCAGSLVLVPIFVMIHPPMAEVAHDMFVVQLPKDGKLSEVMLLVIAIVGTTIAPWQLFFQQSYVIDKRITPRFIRYERVDLWLGIALVVIGAAAMTTFTAAVFAGRPEAGNFTDAGAVAEGLGRYAGRLPGILFALALIDASVIGAAAVSLSTAYALGDVLSLKHSLHRKPSDAKGFYGVYFALIVVSAGLVLTPGAPLGLLTNAVQTLAGVLLPSATVFLLLLCNDEAVLGPWVNGWGMNLFTGAIVAILVMLSIILTASVLFPEQTNETVILWILGGGSIATAAIAVATGRLDTKRRIAHGAIGRHARDSWRMPPLHSLPPAKLSMASRIWMSVLRCYLLLAAGLVLARIVTLAVTH is encoded by the coding sequence ATGACGCTGCATCTCAACCCATCCGAGACCACCGAGAGCGCCGTTCTCGACGAGGCCCATATCGGCCATATTCGCGGCGCGCTGGGCACGATCCATCATGCCGATCACGGCCCGCGCATCGGCTTCAAGCGCCGTCTCCAGACTCTTCTCGCCATTCTCGGTCCCGGCCTCATCGTCATGGTCGGCGACAATGACGCGGGCGCCTTCGGAACTTACACTCAGGCGGGCCAGAACTACGGCACGAGCCTGCTGTGGACGCTGCTGCTGCTCGTTCCGGTTCTCTACGTCAATCAGGAGATGGTGTTGCGGCTCGGCGCCGTCGCCGGCGTCGGACACGCAAGGCTCATCGTCGAGCGCTTCGGCAAGTTCTGGGGCGCCTTCAGCGTCATCGATCTCTTCCTGCTCAACGCGCTGACCATCGTCACCGAATTCATCGGCATATCCCTCGCGCTCTCCTATCTCGGCGTCTCGCGGGAGCTCGGCGTCGCGCTGTCGGCCGTCGTCATCATGGCGGCGGTCGGCACGGGCGACTTCCGGCGCTTCGAGCGCTTCGCTCTGATGCTTTGCGCGGGAAGCCTCGTTCTCGTTCCGATCTTCGTGATGATTCATCCGCCGATGGCGGAGGTCGCGCACGACATGTTCGTCGTGCAGCTTCCGAAGGACGGCAAGCTCAGCGAAGTGATGCTGCTGGTCATAGCGATTGTCGGCACGACCATCGCGCCCTGGCAACTCTTCTTCCAGCAGAGCTATGTGATCGACAAGCGCATCACCCCGCGCTTCATTCGTTATGAGCGCGTCGATCTCTGGCTCGGCATAGCGCTCGTCGTCATCGGCGCGGCGGCGATGACGACCTTCACGGCGGCGGTCTTCGCCGGACGTCCAGAAGCCGGCAACTTCACCGACGCCGGCGCCGTGGCGGAGGGCTTGGGCCGATACGCCGGGCGCCTGCCGGGCATATTATTCGCTCTGGCGCTGATCGACGCGAGCGTCATCGGCGCCGCGGCGGTGTCGCTGTCCACGGCCTATGCGCTCGGCGACGTGCTGTCGCTTAAACATTCGCTGCATCGCAAGCCGTCCGACGCCAAGGGCTTCTATGGCGTCTATTTCGCGCTCATCGTCGTTTCGGCGGGCCTCGTGCTGACGCCGGGCGCGCCGCTCGGCCTGCTGACCAACGCCGTGCAGACGCTCGCCGGCGTCCTGCTGCCGAGCGCGACCGTGTTTCTGCTGCTTCTCTGCAATGACGAGGCGGTCCTCGGCCCCTGGGTCAATGGCTGGGGCATGAATCTCTTCACTGGCGCGATCGTCGCGATTCTCGTGATGCTATCGATCATTTTGACTGCTTCCGTCTTGTTTCCAGAGCAGACGAACGAGACCGTAATTCTGTGGATCCTCGGCGGCGGCTCGATCGCGACCGCGGCCATCGCCGTCGCGACGGGCAGGCTCGATACGAAGCGGCGCATAGCGCATGGCGCGATCGGCCGTCACGCCCGCGACAGCTGGCGCATGCCGCCGCTGCACAGCCTGCCGCCGGCGAAGCTCTCCATGGCGAGCCGCATATGGATGAGCGTGCTGCGCTGCTATCTTCTGCTCGCCGCAGGGCTCGTTCTCGCGCGCATCGTCACGCTCGCGGTCACACACTGA
- a CDS encoding efflux RND transporter permease subunit, whose translation MKAANQIAAILREIDGAKDVKVEQVGGLPFREINVDKREIARLGLSLAEVQDVIGVAVGGQRAGVVFEGDRRFPILVRLDDRRRENMRAIENIPISLPSDRGDRRETIQLKQVASISFIEGQNQISRDDEARQEKARGAGQFRENAFRVSQRRRPQQNCKYYETDKRDIGRERDIHEKSFGPAHHLRRAINSEGEP comes from the coding sequence CTGAAAGCCGCCAATCAGATCGCCGCGATCCTGAGAGAGATCGACGGCGCCAAAGACGTCAAGGTCGAGCAGGTCGGAGGTCTTCCGTTTCGTGAGATCAATGTCGACAAGCGGGAAATCGCTCGTCTGGGGCTGAGTCTCGCAGAAGTGCAGGATGTCATCGGCGTCGCCGTCGGCGGACAGCGCGCTGGGGTGGTCTTCGAAGGAGATCGGCGCTTTCCGATTTTGGTGCGGCTCGACGACAGGCGGCGCGAGAACATGCGTGCGATCGAAAATATACCTATCTCGCTGCCATCCGATCGCGGTGATCGGCGAGAGACGATTCAACTCAAGCAGGTCGCATCGATTTCCTTCATCGAAGGACAAAATCAGATTTCACGCGACGATGAAGCTCGGCAAGAGAAAGCCCGCGGCGCCGGCCAATTTCGGGAGAACGCCTTTCGCGTTTCGCAGAGACGGAGGCCGCAGCAAAACTGCAAATATTATGAGACAGATAAGCGCGATATTGGCCGCGAGAGAGACATTCACGAGAAGTCCTTCGGACCAGCCCATCATCTGAGACGAGCCATAAATTCCGAGGGAGAACCATGA
- a CDS encoding DMT family transporter: MKAKAISYALLSAALFGVSTPAAKLLLADIDQRILAGLLYCGAGVGVALLRRLPLRLGFAIRAEEATLAGSDWAWMGAATLAGGVAGPLLLMFGLAHSEAATASLLLTLEGVFTAAIAWFVFREPFDRRIALGMAFIVAGSLCLAWSGAPSLSGALGPLAIAAACLAWAVDNNLTRRVSLSDPLQIVEIKGMVGGAVNLGLGLFAGAHLPAIPLIGAASVVGFLGYGLSLALFVLALRHLGTARTGAYFSTAPFLGAAVSVAALGDPLTMELAAGAALMGAGVWLHLTESHEHEHLHQAVEHSHSHVHDGHHRHGDHSDHENGQPHIHWHAHEPLLHAHPHMPDTHHRHDH, from the coding sequence ATGAAAGCAAAAGCCATATCCTACGCGCTGCTCTCGGCGGCTCTGTTCGGGGTCTCGACGCCGGCCGCCAAGCTGCTTCTCGCGGACATAGATCAGCGCATCCTCGCCGGCCTGCTCTATTGCGGCGCCGGCGTCGGCGTCGCTCTGCTGCGCCGTCTCCCGCTTCGGCTCGGCTTCGCCATCCGCGCGGAAGAGGCGACGCTCGCCGGGTCGGATTGGGCGTGGATGGGAGCGGCGACTCTGGCGGGCGGCGTCGCCGGCCCTTTGCTGCTGATGTTCGGCCTCGCCCATTCGGAAGCCGCGACGGCCTCATTGCTGCTCACGCTCGAGGGCGTCTTCACCGCGGCCATCGCATGGTTCGTGTTTCGCGAGCCTTTCGATCGTCGCATCGCCCTCGGCATGGCTTTCATCGTCGCAGGATCGCTCTGCCTCGCCTGGTCGGGAGCGCCGAGCCTCTCCGGCGCACTCGGGCCTCTCGCGATCGCGGCGGCCTGCCTCGCCTGGGCGGTCGACAACAACCTCACACGAAGAGTCTCTCTCTCCGATCCGCTGCAAATCGTCGAGATCAAGGGTATGGTCGGCGGCGCGGTCAATCTCGGACTTGGGTTATTCGCCGGCGCTCATCTGCCTGCCATCCCGCTGATCGGCGCGGCGAGCGTCGTCGGCTTCCTCGGCTATGGCCTCAGCCTGGCGCTGTTCGTTCTGGCCCTCCGCCATCTCGGCACGGCGCGCACCGGCGCCTATTTCTCCACGGCTCCCTTTCTCGGCGCCGCGGTCTCCGTCGCGGCGCTCGGCGACCCCTTGACGATGGAACTCGCCGCCGGAGCGGCGCTGATGGGCGCGGGCGTCTGGCTGCATCTGACCGAAAGCCACGAGCACGAGCATTTGCACCAAGCCGTCGAACATTCGCATTCGCATGTTCATGACGGACATCATCGGCATGGAGACCACTCCGATCATGAGAACGGCCAGCCGCACATACATTGGCACGCGCACGAGCCGCTGCTGCACGCGCATCCTCATATGCCCGACACGCATCACCGACACGATCATTGA
- a CDS encoding efflux RND transporter periplasmic adaptor subunit has translation MRLGKKLIEASAFAAAVLVALALANWAFRQQDDGDPRPKARASTETEIGLNDKQAGALEIEKVDERIFGDERRAVGSIDFNQNRLVQVFTPYQGRIIDAYFNIGDRVEKDQVLFTIDSPDLLQAGSNLIAASGVLTLQTRSLSRVKSLVKIGGVSQQAVDQTISDQQTADGALKSARDAVRIFGKTEEEIDKIVAERRADPRLIVKSPLAGYVTARAATPGLFVQPGVAPAPYAVADTSTMWMLANVVESDAPLLRVGQDVHVSVAAYPDREFHGAITVLGPSVDPTTRRMFVRSEIKDPDHLLRAGMFANFVIRVGAPFRAPAAPESAIVRKSDGTMTAWVTQDRRRFEQRTVKIGLRQKGFDQIEEGLSVGELIVSKGAVFLENLAAIGAAE, from the coding sequence ATGCGTCTGGGCAAAAAACTCATCGAAGCGAGCGCCTTCGCTGCGGCGGTCCTCGTCGCCCTCGCCCTCGCGAATTGGGCGTTCCGTCAGCAGGACGACGGAGATCCACGTCCGAAGGCGAGAGCTTCGACCGAAACCGAAATCGGACTGAACGATAAGCAGGCCGGCGCGCTTGAGATCGAAAAGGTGGACGAGCGCATTTTCGGCGACGAACGACGAGCCGTCGGGAGCATCGATTTCAACCAGAACCGCCTCGTTCAGGTCTTCACGCCCTATCAGGGACGGATCATCGACGCCTATTTCAATATCGGAGACCGTGTCGAAAAGGATCAGGTCCTCTTCACCATCGATAGCCCGGACCTATTGCAGGCGGGGTCCAATCTGATCGCCGCGTCTGGCGTGCTCACGCTCCAGACGCGCTCGCTCAGCCGCGTCAAATCGCTGGTGAAGATCGGCGGCGTTTCGCAGCAGGCGGTCGACCAGACGATCTCCGATCAGCAGACGGCCGATGGGGCTCTGAAGTCGGCGCGGGACGCGGTTCGCATCTTCGGCAAGACCGAGGAAGAGATCGACAAGATCGTCGCAGAGCGGCGCGCGGATCCGCGCCTCATCGTGAAGAGTCCGCTCGCTGGCTATGTCACGGCGCGTGCCGCGACGCCGGGCCTCTTCGTCCAGCCCGGCGTCGCCCCGGCGCCTTATGCAGTCGCCGATACGTCGACCATGTGGATGCTGGCGAATGTGGTGGAGAGCGACGCCCCGCTGCTGCGTGTCGGACAGGACGTTCATGTCAGCGTCGCCGCTTATCCCGATCGAGAGTTCCATGGAGCCATCACCGTGCTCGGACCCTCTGTCGATCCGACCACCCGGCGCATGTTCGTGCGCTCGGAGATCAAGGATCCCGATCATCTGCTTCGCGCCGGAATGTTCGCGAATTTCGTCATTCGCGTCGGGGCGCCGTTTCGCGCGCCGGCGGCTCCCGAAAGCGCAATCGTCCGCAAAAGCGACGGGACCATGACCGCCTGGGTCACGCAGGATCGCCGACGCTTCGAGCAGAGGACCGTCAAGATCGGCTTGCGCCAGAAGGGTTTCGACCAAATTGAGGAAGGCCTTTCCGTCGGCGAGCTCATCGTCTCGAAAGGCGCTGTCTTTCTCGAGAACCTCGCCGCGATCGGCGCGGCTGAATAG
- a CDS encoding efflux transporter outer membrane subunit → MQIFGSSTSKAHCGHRIFLTLLPMFSALAGCAVGPDFVSPSPPPIEKSTSNKVPVLAGGPRFVPGAEIPKRWWQVFHNRGLDRLIEASIESNPTLQSAEAAIRVAYHNAEAQKGAFLPTAIFNSTDSLNLQSNNRSLETINQSLFNQAMTSPTTNIGPPNSPYGLLLKQLTVAYTLDIWGQNLRSVEAAEAQTDQQRYQLEAAYLALTGNVVTAAIQEAALRGQIEAVRRSIAIEREMLGLLRKQFEAGYAAQADVLTQEAALAQALQLLPPLEKQLSQQRDLLTALAGRYAPDEIAETFHLGSLSSPHELPLSLPSKLVRQRPDIRAAEANVHEATAQVGVAVAARLPNVTLSANGGYSAYRLAQLFTPGTELYTASAAVTHTIFDGFSLLNKQRAAEASVLQADAQYRSTVIVAFQNVADALRALEADAKAVKAAAYGEATAKKSLDIVRAELRLGAVNVLSLLNAENTYLVASVARVVADGNRLSDTAGLFIALGGGWKDENLRDLPPNGPDGPTNEQIEKLSTPANGSLLPTFD, encoded by the coding sequence ATGCAAATCTTCGGCTCGTCCACTTCCAAAGCTCACTGCGGGCACCGGATTTTCCTCACGCTCCTGCCGATGTTTTCCGCGCTGGCGGGTTGCGCGGTCGGGCCTGACTTCGTATCGCCTTCCCCGCCGCCGATAGAAAAATCAACGTCGAACAAGGTTCCGGTTCTCGCCGGAGGACCAAGATTCGTCCCGGGCGCCGAAATCCCGAAGCGCTGGTGGCAGGTTTTCCACAACCGAGGCCTCGATCGGCTGATCGAAGCCTCGATCGAAAGCAATCCGACCTTGCAGTCCGCTGAAGCTGCGATAAGGGTCGCCTATCACAACGCCGAGGCGCAAAAGGGCGCGTTTCTCCCGACCGCCATTTTCAACTCCACGGACAGTCTCAATCTCCAGTCCAATAATCGATCGCTCGAAACGATCAATCAAAGCCTCTTCAACCAGGCCATGACTTCGCCGACCACCAACATCGGTCCGCCGAATTCGCCCTATGGCTTGTTGTTGAAGCAGCTCACCGTCGCCTACACGCTCGACATCTGGGGGCAGAATCTCAGAAGCGTCGAAGCGGCGGAGGCGCAGACGGATCAGCAGCGCTACCAGCTGGAGGCCGCCTATCTGGCTTTGACTGGCAATGTGGTGACGGCGGCGATCCAAGAAGCCGCGCTACGGGGACAGATCGAGGCAGTCCGCAGATCGATCGCGATAGAAAGGGAGATGCTGGGACTGCTGCGCAAGCAGTTCGAGGCCGGCTACGCCGCGCAGGCCGATGTGCTTACCCAGGAAGCGGCTCTCGCGCAGGCGCTGCAGCTCTTGCCGCCGCTCGAAAAGCAATTGTCGCAGCAACGCGATCTGCTGACAGCGCTCGCGGGCCGATATGCGCCGGACGAGATCGCCGAGACTTTTCATCTCGGTTCACTTTCGTCGCCGCACGAACTGCCGCTCAGCCTGCCATCGAAACTCGTCCGGCAGCGGCCCGACATTCGGGCGGCCGAGGCCAATGTGCACGAAGCGACCGCGCAAGTCGGCGTAGCCGTCGCGGCGCGGCTTCCGAATGTCACATTGAGCGCGAATGGCGGATACAGCGCCTATAGGCTCGCACAACTCTTCACGCCCGGCACTGAGCTCTATACGGCGTCCGCGGCTGTCACACATACGATCTTCGACGGCTTTTCGCTTCTCAACAAGCAGAGGGCGGCGGAGGCGAGCGTCCTCCAGGCGGACGCGCAATATCGCTCGACCGTCATTGTCGCATTCCAGAATGTCGCCGATGCGTTGCGCGCGCTCGAGGCGGACGCCAAAGCCGTGAAAGCCGCGGCCTACGGCGAAGCGACGGCAAAGAAGAGCCTCGACATCGTGCGCGCCGAGCTGCGTCTCGGGGCCGTCAATGTGCTCTCGCTTTTGAATGCAGAGAACACCTATCTGGTCGCCTCGGTGGCGCGCGTCGTCGCCGATGGCAACCGCCTATCGGACACCGCCGGGCTGTTCATCGCTCTGGGCGGCGGTTGGAAAGACGAAAATCTGCGGGACCTCCCGCCGAACGGACCAGACGGCCCGACCAATGAGCAGATCGAGAAGTTGAGCACGCCGGCAAACGGCAGCCTGTTGCCGACATTCGATTGA
- a CDS encoding HAMP domain-containing sensor histidine kinase, whose protein sequence is MAEVNSLLEAKAKAVESAKARAANLAHALKTPLAILATDAERLRKDGRDEIADELQELAFGMRRHINGELSRARLQSLAGSPVQATSLRNVVESLTRAFMRTPRGGALSWRLDIPADVTIGMGVEEATELFGALLENAVKWAATEVHVSAERERVLSILDDDDGPGVPPEKLVELGQPGVRLDEKTEGTGLGLSISSDIVDAYGGQIRFGTRSPHGFQAIITLPA, encoded by the coding sequence GTGGCCGAAGTGAACTCCCTGCTGGAAGCGAAAGCGAAAGCGGTCGAAAGCGCCAAGGCGCGCGCCGCCAATCTGGCGCACGCCCTGAAGACGCCTCTCGCCATTCTCGCGACGGATGCGGAACGGCTCCGAAAGGACGGTCGAGATGAAATCGCCGACGAGCTCCAGGAACTCGCGTTCGGCATGCGGCGTCACATAAATGGAGAGCTGTCGCGAGCGCGGTTGCAGTCGCTCGCCGGCTCGCCTGTCCAAGCGACGTCTCTTCGAAACGTGGTGGAAAGCTTGACGAGAGCGTTCATGCGAACGCCGCGTGGCGGCGCTCTGTCCTGGCGATTGGACATTCCTGCGGATGTGACAATCGGCATGGGCGTCGAAGAAGCCACGGAGCTGTTTGGCGCGCTCCTAGAAAATGCGGTCAAATGGGCGGCCACGGAAGTCCATGTTTCGGCGGAGCGCGAACGCGTGTTGTCGATCCTCGACGACGACGATGGCCCAGGAGTTCCCCCCGAGAAGCTCGTCGAGCTCGGGCAACCTGGCGTTCGCCTCGACGAAAAGACTGAGGGCACTGGGCTCGGGCTATCCATCTCTTCGGACATCGTCGACGCCTATGGCGGGCAAATTCGCTTTGGAACGCGGAGCCCTCATGGATTTCAGGCGATCATCACACTGCCCGCATGA